The Cyclopterus lumpus isolate fCycLum1 chromosome 3, fCycLum1.pri, whole genome shotgun sequence genome includes the window AGAATGGAAGAACTACGGGCTGTGTTCACTTTACTCACATCTAAGAGTTGGGTTCATTAAATGTGAGCTCATATAACACTACCTGTAAGCTGTTAACTGTATCAGAAACACAATACAGCTATGACACTATATTCCAGGACACGCAGTACAGCGCGGAGGTTGCAGTTCAAAATACAGTACCATACAATACAGTAGAATACCAGGGATGGTGAACAGGCCACGGTTAACCTTGTGAAACAAAGCTACAACCAAATGAATCCCAAAGTACTACTGTTCCACACCaatgaacaataacaataaacatgagttCAGTCAAAAAAGCAACATGTAAAAAGTAGTTCCAATTCGGGTTGTATGACAACACAGTGTGAGAATCGTCAACCGTCAGCAATTTCCCCCATACTGTTTTACTGTGTATccttttaatatctctgcttgtGTTACATCATTTGTACAATGTTGCAAACCTAGAACAAAGACTGTTTTATGGCATAttgggctttttatttttactttatgaGTAAGTCCCTTTCTTGGTCAGGTATTTCATTTGCTGGATTCGCCAAAATTTAAAGCTATTCTGGTTATAAGTTTGTCACTGTTTGTACATCACAGACATCAATACATAGATACGTTTTCTTTCCATTCTGTGTATCTTCCAGAGTAACAGGGACACTGTGTCTGTAAATAAAGGCTGCTGTTGagtttttaaaatgcaatttcTCAATAATGTGAGCGCTTCTAAACTAAATTCCGTTCCCCTCCATTGTATTAAGAAACAGATCTCaaaacatgcatacataaaaacaaaatgagcaaGGCCACATATAACGAGAGGTCAATGAAACACGTGTTTTTCAGAGTTTGGTATTCAAATTGACCCTTCATGTCTGAGATAAAAGTTCAACTAAACAAAACCTGTGCCACCTCACACgcttaccacacacacacacacacacacacacacacacacacacacacacacacacacacacacacacacacacacacacacacacacacacacacacacacacacacagcagcacacactgctgctgctgcctacTGTCAGAGAGGCCAATTGGCTTTTTAGTTATGCAGAAGCATTTTAGCCTTGGGGGGAAGATCACGGTCACATTGTTGAGTAGCAGTCAAGAggctgtattgtgtgtgtgtgtgtgtgtgtgtgtgtgtgtgtgtgtgtgtgtgtgtgtgtgtgtaggatgaCTGCTCTCTCACATGACACTGATTTAAGGGTGCATGCAATAGTTAGTGCAGTGAGACCCTTCCTGTGAGAAATGCCTGACGCTGGTCATCTTCCCATCACCACtaacaccatcacacacagTCAGTCCCCCCACTTGAAAAGTGAATAAAGAAAGTAACTACTCTATGAACTATTACCAAAAGCTGTTTTGAAATAGCTAAAACACTGAGTGTTTAGCTTGAACACTGTCTCTGTGCAATGGACACGATGGTCAGAGTGTCTATAACCCACTAGAAATGTTCGTTCCCAGTTTGAGGCGTTTACCTCATTGTTGATCTTCACGGCGCATGGAAACCCCGTGAAGGACACTGACTGACCCATATTCAAAATTACAGTGAAATTACAGTTATTTACAAACGTGCGTTAAAGCAACACATCGCTGCAGCTGCCATGACGCTTTGAAAACCGCACATGCAAGTATAAATCCAAAACGTCGCGCGCtttggggcttttttttgtgcgtATTTGGCGAAACGTGGCGCAGTAAGAGTTCCATTTGTTTCCGAAGTGATCGCTCGGGTCATTTCTTACCACTTCAGCAATAAGCAGTATTCCTTTCCTCGAGGAGGCGAACTCTTTGCTCGggagaacagagaggaggacattCTGGCGCGGCCGATTCGAGTTGGGAGCCTCGATGTCCCCCatggttggaaaaaaaaaagatcgaAACTCTCCTGCAACTCAAAAAGTAGTCCGGACAACAATGCAACGTAACGGATTCAAGGCAAACACAACGCGAACAAAGATGTGCGGAGGCGTCGGGCTTCTTTCTCGTTGGTGGAAACGGAAACAATGACAGCGCGGAAACGCAGCGCGAGCTTCCAAAAAAGTGCAACATCTGCTTTCTCCAGATGTGAAACGCgatgaccccctccccccccccccccccccccccccccccgagctgcATATGCAACACAATCCCGAGCCACTCATTGGAAACATTCAACTCATGGTGTCACAAGGTAAATGAACAATGTTTATTGatatttgttgtttacattaaatgtgtcaattaaaaaaaaaaaaacatctaaaaacaTCTTTCAGAAACAAGTTGCATTATCAATTCGAATTACGACGACTGGAATCATAAGAGGCCGAAGACTGGTACACGCTTGAAGTCGAAGGGAAACAAATTGAGAAGAAGCTTTACTCAAACAAGTCATTGGTTGTCTTGAGCTTCGCTTCTGGGCTTGTTGAATGTGATGTTCTTGAAAAGCATGAAGCAGTCCACACACAGCAGCCCAGCTGACATGAAAGCAACTATCTGCAAATAAAGAACATATTTAAAGATAAATAGACAAATGCATAACACGTTGTATGTACACtcaacaacaatgtgtgtgtgagacatggATATTGTTTGGTTTCAACACAAATTTACATGCAAAATCAAAGCTTAGATCATTTTTTATTGACTGCTTTTAGGGGGAAAATACAATCCACATATCAAATCTAGGCCACGAGACTAAGATTGCAATTATAGATTAAAGAAATATGTCTCACCCCTCCAACCAGTGTGCCTGTGACAGTGTATGTAGTCATCGCCAGCACGCTCAAGACAATAAAGTAGACTGCTGCAAACGCAGAGTTAAAAACATCCTGAAGAGAAGAACAAGTACTGTAGAAATGCAACATGTACAATCGTCTGAAACGTGGATGTGCCGTTCAACAACATCACCCACAACGAGAGGCCAAAAGAAGAAGGTCAGTCTTTTGTTGAGTTTGAACGcgtacagcagcagcaggagtgaAGTGATCACAAACTCCAACACTGTGGCTGTGACGTACTTTGGCCTCGATGCTACAGCGAAACACACAAATGCCACGAGCAGAGTCGCCTGAAGCCAAAAGAAGAGACACCAGAAATACTTAGGAATGTAATACTTGGGAACATTACATTCTAAAACctcatacatttaaatattaacacaTTATTGAACTGTTGAGCGTCGAGCAGAGATCAACACATCAGTTCACTCGTTGCCTTCCTTCATACCAAACAGGAACTGAGTCCCGGCTGATGTTGCCacatcacacattttaaaccagtctctctttcagcctctttAAAGTCTCGGTATGTCAATGTGGGTCACTACTAGCAACAATCTAGTTCTAATAACACGGCTAACTAACGTTTAAAGCTAATTGGTGGTGCTACTTTGTTATTGCCTTGTGTGTCTGTTCCCCTTTTAATGTGCACAGGACACATCTTAGCTCTGTTAGTACTTCTGTTGGAAACTAACAAATGTTCAATCTTTTGGAGGTGTGCAAAACGTCTCACCATCTCTGCTACTTTCAGGATCCCCCTCTTGGATTTGATGAAAGCCGTATTCACCTCTAGGGTTGTTATTCTATTTTCATCCTCCATGTTACGCTTTCTTTTGCAAAAGACAGCTCACTGTTTCCTGAAACAAGCAATTTCCTTTTAGCTGTAGGAAATGACTGTGTGAAGGAATATGCGCAATAATTTCACACCAGCAGCTACTTGGCACATCTactgaaaaaaaagctaaacaagACCTCCATAACTAATTATGTGCTCTGACTTTCAAAGGACACACAGGGCCATTGAATAATCTCCACCAGGAGTAATATTAATAGTTATCAGTCAAACTGAACAGAGTCAtgatattaaaaatattttttttattttggcagtGTGCATGAAAAAAGGATACAAAACTAATCTAATAGCCCAACATAGTATAATTCATTAAATTAGGTAtgatcaaaataaatacatttccctcTATTAAATGAGTCCTGACTTAAACCAGAGGCTCgtgatgcagttttttttcttccaaacagGTAAATCTTGTGTcattaaaatcacaaatgtaaAAGCTATTTGCATAATGAATATAATGTTGTTATGTCAACATTATTCCCTTAATTTGACCAAGTCTATTTTAGATGACCCATCTTTATACATGTTTTCACGGTTGCTTGTTGTTCTGCAGGAAGGCACATCTTTAGGTTTCGGTTCCTCATCGTCTCAGTGAGGCCAGTCACACTTCCAGGGCTCAGACTTGGGCCCTTTGAGACACTTTCCTAACTTCTCACAGCCCTCAGGGGCCCAATTCTGTAACAGAGAGCGACCATCACGTTAGAACAACATTATGATGTTACCAAAGATATTTGTTATAGAAAGTAAAACTGTTCTTGGGTTATCAGAAGGCCACAGTTTACTGTCCTGTGCCCTTAATGCTTCTTTTCAAAGTCTTTTCTTCTGGCTTAGCAATAGCATGTATCTCGTGTTATTAAACAAGTTACTACCCCACTTTGTTTAAGATGTATCACAAGACAAAGTTTATATTGGAAAcataatgttggtgtttttcGTGTTTTAACAACGTTATGCATTTAGCAgaattgaataataaaacaatcagtgtggagatattacatattgttcTTAGTATAAACTTTAGTCAGAAAAACATCTTCGAGCAGTAACATTTTAGTTCAGTTGGATATGTGGATAATGcttaagtaaaaatatataattaaaaaaagtcaaaatacatcacttcaccactagggggcagtgTGATGCCACAAATGAATCCACAGCAGTGGAGCCCCCACTGTGGCGCTTCTGCTTGACAAAGCGTGTTCAATTGAGCTCCTTTAAATAATCCtatattagattttttttgttcctccccacaaatgacacaaaacacaatcGAGGAAAAAAGGACCAGATTCGGGTGACAACATATGATTCTGCCAAACATAATGCACATTTTGGAGCAAGTTAGTAACAACGATGAACCAATGCTTAAAATAGCCAAATCTGTTAAAGTGGTTCATTAATATTCTGCAGACTCCAAGCAGACTGAAAACAGATAGCAACTTAGAAAAGATTTATTTTCAGAGACTGTTATTGATTATCAGTTATTAATAAAAGGCTTCATCaatttgtattatgtattaattaatcTGATGGTTAATTAATGTGATTGAGTGAACAGAGAATTAAGGTGGATGTCCCCAAAGAAGCTGAAAACTGAACTGGCTTCGGTCCACTGCCTCGGGATCAATTGGGAAAATAGTTCATGTGACACACGCAACTTTTCATGCAAGCCTCTTTTCATGacataattattcatttttacagTTTAGAGAATAAAGTGCATTATGAAGTGAGGTACATCTCACCATCACAGCCCGGTCACACATGTTGAGCTGGGGAACACCCGGCACCAGAGTCTTCTTATGCTGCTCCACAACTGGAGAGATCCTGCTCAGCACATCCTGGTACTCCTTAGTCAGAACACTGCAGGCACACAATGCACTCAGTCGGGCTACAACTAACACAGAGTTCCATCACCCATTGTTTGacaattcattttcattttcggttaaatcaaaataaaaaaaggtgaaaaaaagaaCCCAAGAACCCAAAGATCTTCAAATTAAACTGATACATGACAAAGACGGGCAGAACACCCTCACATATAAGAATGAAGTAACCAACGGAGGTTTGGCATTTAAGAAAATTATTAATTGGTAATTAAGAATTATTTTTAAACGGTTGATTATTTTTGTCAATCAATTAATCCACCAATTTTTAGATCAGAATTCAAAGTTTTCAATAAACAAGTGAAGCAATGGCTTTACCATCAACAAAGATGACACTAAGTCAATATgcacacatgcgcgcgcacatacacacacacacacacatcctcacatcTGTCTTTATTCTCACTCCGTTCCAATTGTTTCAGTTGTTTTGTAGTATATTTGTAAGTATAGTAGTAAATGCCCTGTGCACATGTATCCAGTCTAAGCTTCGCTCATTATATCAGAGAGGGGACATGATGTAgctttcaacaacaaaaacagaaacagagacactcacacacacacacacacacacacacatgctgtccACTCAGGCACCCTTTGGGAAAGTGCACTCAGCAGGCTGAACTATGTAACCTCTTTCCCATCCCATCTCTCAATTACTGCAGTTGGACACCAGTCAGCCCGAGCACCTCTGTGCATTATTATATTCAGTGTGTAAAACACAGGGGCCCCGGAGGCTTTCAAGGGAACACTGCTCTCAATAGGACCTGTAGGGTTAATGGGCtacgtgtgcttgtgtgtgtgtgtgtgtgtgtgtgttgggggagtGGGTGTCTGGTGGCGtgacacacagatagacaaaTATCAGCAGTGCAATTACACCCCTGATACACTCGCCGGCAGCACCTGTGCCAGCCTTCCGTCCTCCCTCCACTGCAAACCCAGCCGTCTGATTGGCCCCTGGggaacatgtgcatgtgtgtgaggtgAAGTGTCAATTAGAGTAATAACCCCAGGCCCTGTCCAGCTCACACCTACCCTCCCTCTTAGATCTCCCACAGGGCAGCAAGGCTTCCTCCATCAGCCAGCACCTGCTCCTTTCCTTGATACTCGCAGTCTTTACTTTCCCCTACAATTACTCGACTGGTAGTGCACTGGCTGCAATTAGTCTTTCTCCTGGTGCGCCTTTTTCGTCATGAGCTAACTATCTACGCATTGTCACCCCGGCTGGATTACTCCCCTCGGTTACAAATCAGACATTCAGATAAAATTGCTTCAGCTATCTAGAAATCCCAAATTCTGCTTTCGCCCGATCTCGATCAGCAAGAAGGATATTTCATTCCCCTCCTATCTCTGCCCGCTACTGATTGCTGCGATTCATTTTGTGATAAGTGACGAAACAACTTAATAGAAGTAAATGTAGGGGAGATTTATCAGACTGCTATAAGAATTCAATTCCCCACACAAGTCTGGAAGCGAAGATTGCCATGCACTGAGAAACTTGCACGAgacattactttttattttgtttcgtCTAGGCACTCAAAATATCACACTGCAGACCTCTAAATCAAAAACTATTAATATCATTTGTGTGTGCCCCCGctgaaaacaaataacaaaaagcCCACCATCAGCTACGCTCATTATCATGATTATAACCCTTAGCTTACTGGTGTAGAGACAAAAATCTGGAATAATAAGCAGGCTCTATGCAAATGGAGTCTTTTGATTTATAATGTATGGCACCCACGGGGGATGGGGGCATTGCTCAGGTGTGTCACCACACTGATTACTGATTCATAACACTATtgctggaacacacacacacacacacacacacacacacacacacacaccctggcaGAAGGTGGGGGAATTGAGGAGACAATCAAATACATCTGTCCTGCCTACCCCGCCCCTCCACCACCTTCTCCACCCCGGTGGAAATTGAGCACTTCAGTAAGGACTATTGATTGGGGACACAAGAGCTTGGTGGCAGGCAGCAGATGAGGCCAGACTGTGCACGGCTGCCTGCAGTGTTGGAGCCGGGACCACACTCTGGATGGCCG containing:
- the LOC117725931 gene encoding chemokine-like factor; the encoded protein is MEDENRITTLEVNTAFIKSKRGILKVAEMATLLVAFVCFAVASRPKYVTATVLEFVITSLLLLLYAFKLNKRLTFFFWPLVDVFNSAFAAVYFIVLSVLAMTTYTVTGTLVGGIVAFMSAGLLCVDCFMLFKNITFNKPRSEAQDNQ